CTGGCTGGCGTGCCTTCCATCATCTATGGTCTGCTGGGGTTGGAGCTTTTTGTGCGCGTGATGGACATGGGCAAGAGCGTCCTGGCGGGCGGGCTGACCCTGGCCCTGCTGGTGCTTCCCGTCATCATCATCGCGGCGGAGGAGGCGATTCGGGCCGTCCCGTCCTCGATTCGGGAGGGAGCGTATGCCCTCGGCGCGACGAGGTGGCAGGCGATATGGCACCTGGTGCTGCCCCAGGCCTTTGCTGGCATTCTCACCGGCGTCATTCTTGCGCTCAGCCGCGCCCTGGGCGAGACGGCGCCGCTGATTGTCATGGGGGCGCTGACCTTTGTCCCCTTTGTCCCGGACGGCCTCGGTAGCCGGTTCACCGTTCTCCCCATCCAGATATTCAACTGGGTGTCCCGCCCCCAGGCGGGCTTTCATGCGACGGCGGCGGCGGGCATCATTGTGCTGCTCGTTCTGCTGCTGACCATGAACGGCGCCGCGATCTTCCTCCGCAACAGGTTCCAGCGCAGGGCCGAAGGATGATCCTTATGGAGAACACCCCGGTCCTCCAAGCGAAAAACCTGAGCTTCTACTACGGGCCCAAGCGGGCGCTGAAGAACGTCACGCTGGATATCCAGCGGGGCAGGA
This genomic interval from Dehalococcoidia bacterium contains the following:
- the pstA gene encoding phosphate ABC transporter permease PstA → MATISHSAFQARLAHRKRLGRIFQALCLLAIVVALGMLAALLADVLWRGLPRLSWDFINSFPSRFPDQAGIKAALVGSIYLLAIVAVVAFPLGVGAAIYLEEYAARSWFASVIQTNISNLAGVPSIIYGLLGLELFVRVMDMGKSVLAGGLTLALLVLPVIIIAAEEAIRAVPSSIREGAYALGATRWQAIWHLVLPQAFAGILTGVILALSRALGETAPLIVMGALTFVPFVPDGLGSRFTVLPIQIFNWVSRPQAGFHATAAAGIIVLLVLLLTMNGAAIFLRNRFQRRAEG